In one window of Drosophila mauritiana strain mau12 chromosome X, ASM438214v1, whole genome shotgun sequence DNA:
- the LOC117148881 gene encoding amyloid-beta-like protein isoform X13, giving the protein MCAALRRNLLLRSLWVVLAIGTAQVQAASPRWEPQIAVLCEAGQIYQPQYLSEEGRWVTDLSKKTTGPTCLRDKMDLLDYCKKAYPNRDITNIVESSHYQKIGGWCRQGALNAAKCKGSHRWIKPFRCLGPFQSDALLVPEGCLFDHIHNASRCWPFVRWNQTGAAACQERGMQMRSFAMLLPCGISVFSGVEFVCCPKHFKTDEIHVKKTDLPVMPAAQINSANDELVMNDEDDSNDSNYSKDANEDDLDDEDDLIGDDEEDDMVADEAATAGGSPNTGSSGDSNSGSLDDINAEYDSGEEGDNYEEDGAGSESEAEVEASWDQSGGAKVVSLKNDASSPSSAPVAPAPEKAPVKSESVTSTPQLSASAAAFVAANSGNSGAGAGIGAPPSTAQPTSDPYFTHFDPHYEHQSYKRLEESHREKVTRVMKDWSDLEEKYQDMRLADPKAAQSFKQRMTARFQTSVQALEEEGNAEKHQLAAMHQQRVLAHINQRKREAMTCYTQALTEQPPNAHHVEKCLQKLLRALHKDRAHALAHYRHLLNSGGPGGLEAAASERPRTLERLIDIDRAVNQSMTMLKRYPELSAKIAQLMNDYILALRSKDDIPGSSLGMSEEAEAGILDKYRVEIERKVAEKERLRLAEKQRKEQRAAEREKLREEKLRLEAKKVDDMLKSQVAEQQSQPTQSSTQSQAQQQQQEKSLPGKELGPDAALVTAANPNLETTKSEKELSDTEYGEATVSSTKVQTVLPTVDDDAVQRAVEDVAAAVAHQEAEPQVQHFMTHDLGHRESSFSLRREFAQHAHAAKEGRNVYFTLSFAGIALMAAVFVGVAVAKWRTSRSPHAQGFIEVDQNVTTHHPIVREEKIVPNMQINGYENPTYKYFEVKE; this is encoded by the exons gCCGCCTCGCCGCGATGGGAGCCCCAGATTGCTGTTCTCTGTGAGGCCGGACAAATCTACCAGCCGCAGTATCTTTCCGAGGAGGGACGCTGGGTGACGGACCTTAGCAAGAAGACAACCGGTCCCACATGTTTGCGTGATAAAATGGATTTGCTTGATTACTGCAAGAAG GCCTATCCCAACCGAGACATAACCAACATTGTGGAGTCGTCCCACTACCAGAAGATCGGTGGCTGGTGTCGCCAGGGGGCATTAAATGCGGCTAAGTGCAAGGGATCCCACCGATGGATCAAGCCATTCCGCTGTCTCG GACCATTCCAATCTGATGCCCTGCTAGTTCCCGAGGGCTGTCTGTTCGACCACATCCACAACGCCTCTCGATGCTGGCCATTTGTGAGGTGGAACCAAACCGGAGCAGCAGCTTGCCAGGAGCGCGGAATGCAGATGCGCAGCTTCGCCATGCTTCTGCCCTGCGGGATCTCGGTCTTCTCCGGAGTGGAGTTCGTCTGCTGTCCCAAGCACTTCAAGA CCGATGAAATTCATGTAAAGAAGACCGACTTGCCGGTGATGCCGGCAGCACAGATCAATAGCGCCAATGACGAGCTGGTGATGAATGACGAAGACGACAGCAACGACTCGAACTACTCGAAGGATGCCAATGAAGACGATCTGGACGATGAGGATGATTTGATCGGTGATGATGAGGAGGACGATATGGTGGCGGATGAGGCAGCTACCGCAGGCGGAAGCCCCAACACCGGATCTTCAGGTGACTCGAATAGCGGATCTTTGGATGACATAAATGCTGAGTACGATAGCGGAGAGGAGGGTGACAACTACGAGGAGGACGGTGCTGGTTCCGAGAGCGAGGCTGAGGTTGAGGCCTCCTGGGATCAGAGCGGAGGGGCCAAGGTTGTGTCCCTAAAAAACGATGCCTCATCCCCGTCCAGCGCTCCGGTTGCTCCCGCCCCCGAGAAGGCACCTGTGAAGTCCGAATCGGTCACGAGCACTCCTCAGCTGTCTGCCTCTGCCGCTGCTTTTGTAGCTGCCAATTCTGGAAACTCGGGAGCCGGAGCCGGAATCGGAGCACCACCATCCACTGCACAACCCACTTCGGACCCCTACTTCACCCACTTTGACCCGCACTACGAGCACCAGAGCTACAAA CGCCTTGAGGAATCGCACCGCGAGAAGGTCACGCGCGTTATGAAGGACTGGTCCGATCTCGAGGAGAAGTACCAGGACATGCGCCTAGCGGACCCCAAGGCAGCCCAGTCCTTTAAGCAGCGGATGACGGCTCGCTTCCAG ACTTCTGTTCAGGCACTCGAGGAAGAAGGCAACGCCGAGAAGCACCAGCTGGCCGCCATGCACCAGCAGCGCGTTTTGGCCCACATCAACCAGCGGAAGCGCGAGGCCATGACCTGCTACACCCAGGCCCTGACTGAGCAGCCCCCGAAT GCCCACCACGTTGAGAAGTGTCTACAGAAGCTGCTGCGCGCCCTGCACAAGGACCGGGCCCACGCCCTGGCCCACTACCGGCACCTTTTGAACTCTGGAGGACCTGGTGGACTAGAAGCAGCTGCTTCGGAGCGTCCACGCACTCTGGAGCGCCTAATCGACATCGATCGAGCCGTAAACCAGTCGATGACCATGCTCAAGCGCTACCCAGAGCTCTCCGCCAAGATTGCCCAGCTGATGAATGACTATATTCTGGCACTACGCAGCAAGGATGACATTCCCGGTTCCTCGCTGGGAATGAGCGAGGAGGCGGAGGCCGGCATTCTGGACAAGTACCGCGTCGAGATCGAGCGCAAGGTGGCCGAGAAGGAGCGACTGCGGCTGGCGGAGAAGCAGCGCAAGGAGCAGCGTGCCGCTGAGCGGGAAAAACTGCGCGAGGAGAAGTTGCGCCTGGAGGCCAAGAAGGTGGACGACATGCTCAAGTCACAGGTGGCCGAGCAGCAGTCCCAGCCGACTCAGTCGTCAACCCAATCtcaggcgcagcagcagcagcaggaaaagaGCCTACCCGGCAAGGAGCTGGGTCCCGACGCAGCTCTGGTCACAGCGGCCAATCCCAACCTAGAGACCACCAAAAGCGAGAAGGAGCTGTCGGACACTGAGTATGGCGAGGCAACAGTGAG cagcaccaaGGTGCAGACCGTGCTGCCAACGGTCGACGACGATGCCGTCCAGCGGGCGGTGGAGGATGTAGCCGCCGCCGTCGCCCACCAGGAGGCCGAGCCGCAGGTGCAGCACTTCATGACCCACGATCTGGGCCACCGCGAATCG AGCTTCTCGCTGCGCCGCGAGTTCGCGCAACATGCACACGCGGCCAAAGAGGGCCGCAACGTCTACTTCACGCTCTCCTTTGCCGGGATCGCCCTGATGGCGGCCGTTTtcgtgggcgtggccgtggcCAAGTGGCGAACATCGCGCTCGCCGCACGCCCAGGGCTTCATCGAGGTCGACCAG AACGTCACAACACACCATCCCATTGTGCGCGAGGAGAAGATCGTGCCCAACATGCAGATCAATGGGTACGAGAATCCGACCTACAAGTATTTCGAAGTGAAAGAGTAA